One segment of Falco peregrinus isolate bFalPer1 chromosome 4, bFalPer1.pri, whole genome shotgun sequence DNA contains the following:
- the CRYAA gene encoding alpha-crystallin A chain — translation MDITIQHPWFKRALGPLIPSRLFDQFFGEGLLEYDLLPLFSSTISPYYRQSLFRSVLESGISEVRSDRDKFTIMLDVKHFSPEDLSVKIIDDFVEIHGKHSERQDDHGYISREFHRRYRLPANVDQAAITCSLSNDGMLTFSGPKVPSNMDAGHSERPIPVSREEKPTSAPSS, via the exons atgGACATTACCATCCAGCACCCCTGGTTCAAGCGTGCTCTGGGACCCCTCATTCCAAGCCGTTTGTTTGACCAGTTTTTTGGAGAGGGTCTCCTTGAGTATGATCTCCTGCCTTTGTTCTCTTCCACTATCAGCCCCTACTACAGGCAGTCCCTCTTCCGCAGCGTGCTGGAGTCGGGCATTTCAGAG GTGAGGTCTGACCGGGACAAGTTTACAATCATGCTGGATGTAAAACACTTCTCTCCCGAAGACCTGAGTGTGAAGATTATCGATGACTTTGTGGAAATCCATGGCAAGCACAGTGAAAGACAG GACGACCACGGCTACATCTCCCGTGAATTTCACCGCCGGTACCGTCTGCCTGCCAATGTGGACCAGGCTGCCATCACCTGCTCCCTATCCAATGACGGCATGCTGACCTTCTCAGGCCCCAAGGTCCCCTCCAACATGGACGCCGGCCACAGCGAGCGGCCCATCCCCGTGTCCCGGGAGGAGAAGCCCACCTCTGCGCCTTCCTCCTAA